From the genome of Vicia villosa cultivar HV-30 ecotype Madison, WI linkage group LG2, Vvil1.0, whole genome shotgun sequence, one region includes:
- the LOC131650061 gene encoding serine/threonine-protein phosphatase 7 long form homolog, with product MKLKSCRLQVVPLKVINHGRKISKLIPPVEPWFDQLLVLSRLKDLTLCRYTTVNHGMINVTVERWHHETSSFHLPYGEMSITLDDVVCLLHLPTRGRFLDHERCDKEEALKLLVYKLGVDPDAVMTEMDKTRGSHVRYSWLKKVFDDELLLAQQTHGLDPTTLPPYLGLVIGCKLYGGPSACRCTQPAQREPGGKVVQSLYSPVEF from the exons ATGAAGCTGAAAAGTTGCAGGTTGCAGGTCGTACCGCTGAAAGTCATAAATCATGGACGGAAGATCTCTAAACTTATACCTCCCGTAGAGCCATGGTTTGATCAGCTCTTGGTGCTTTCAAGGTTGAAGGACCTGACCCTTTGTAGATATACCACAGTTAATCATGGTATGATTAACGTTACTGTTGAGAGGTGGCACCATGAGACGTCCTCCTTCCATCTACCATATGGTGAGATGTCAATCACACTCGACGACGTCGTGTGTCTGTTGCACCTTCCGACAAGAGGGAGGTTTTTAGACCATGAAAGGTGCGACAAAGAGGAGGCGTTGAAGTTGTTGGTTTATAAATTGGGAGTTGACCCTGATGCAGTGATGACTGAGATGGATAAGACCCGTGGTTCTCATGTCAGATATAGCTGGTTGAAGAAGGTGTTTGATGATGAGCTTCTGCTAGCACAACAAACTCATG GCCTGGATCCTACAACACTTCCCCCGTATCTCGGGTTGGTCATTGGATGCAAGTTATACGGAGGACCGTCTGCGTGTCGTTGCACTCAACCTGCTCAGAGGGAACCAGGCGGCAAAGTCGTTCAGAGTCTATATTCACCGgttgagttttga
- the LOC131652179 gene encoding uncharacterized protein LOC131652179 isoform X2: protein MKEIVTIQVGDYANYIGSHFWNFQDELLGLAGDPQADSVFKNQDLNMDALYRTGETHQGIDTYTPRLVSINMRGSLGSMSSHGTLYKEVAPTTSDVFTWTGGVSSQASEPRKKNLFLQSLYEEENQNMVTEISGSNSGSPSKYQDKDITESLEDGVQFWTDYSKVHFHPQSLYELNGVWTDVEEFDNYGIGRDSFSWASQGEEISDRLRFFVEECDHVQGFQFVVDDSGGFSSVASEFLENIVDEYTNTPVLLYAARGSRSRANLQTRKRTILEELHDAISFSRLSSYCKLIVPIGVPSLGRASKFLHIEDEKHYHSSAVYAAALHSISLPFRMLPVGPTADASSVSGAVDFHGLIQMLSGQGRQNMVSILDVSMPTPALTGGQNEVSLLENFQPLTPMISEDGEDIQAIEQLTVHGAFASEGRRASVSEVKDSLDAAFERANTRPMFSHLSVALCPLPIPLPFPSIFGNQVGKHGELMGSQLTNSSSKGSFDVHSIPMAARLRSSSAVLPLLENKLQNLHRYGITRGAAGAEILRSWGFGQEELVEMQEMLSKMVATLCPPQLSSDSD from the exons atgaaagaaattgtaaCAATCCAAGTTGGTGATTATGCCAATTATATTGGCTCTCACTTCTGGAACTTTCAG GATGAGTTGCTTGGGTTGGCTGGGGACCCTCAAGCTGATTCCGTCTTCAAAAATCAGGATCTTAACATGGACGCGCTTTATCGTACTGGTGAGACACATCAG GGCATTGATACATACACTCCTCGCCTAGTCTCAATAAATATGAGAG GATCCCTTGGATCTATGAGCTCACATGGTACATTATATAAGGAGGTTGCTCCCACAACATCAGATGTTTTCACTTG GACTGGTGGTGTTTCATCCCAAGCCTCTGAACCTcggaaaaaaaatttgtttctacAAAGTCTTTATGAAGAGGAAAACCAAAACATGGTAACTGAGATTAGTGGTTCAAACAGTGGTTCTCCGAGTAAGTATCAGGATAAGGATATAACCGAGAGTCTAGAAGATGGAGTACAGTTTTGGACAGATTACTCAAAAGTACATTTCCACCCCCAAAGTCTCTATGAATTAAATGGAGTATGGACGGATGTTGAGGAATTTGACAATTATGGAATTGGAAGGGATTCTTTTTCTTGGGCTTCACAAGGGGAAGAAATTAGTGACAGGCTTCGTTTTTTTGTTGAAGAATGTGACCATGTACAG GGATTTCAATTTGTAGTTGATGACTCTGGAGGTTTCTCTTCTGTGGCTTCTGAGTTTCTAGAAAACATTGTGGATGAGTATACAAACACTCCTGTCCTACTGTATGCTGCCCGTGGTTCTCGTTCACGAGCAAATCTTCAGACCAGGAAGCGTACAATCTTAGAGGAGCTTCATGATGCTATATCATTTTCAAGACTATCGTCCTACTGTAAACTAATTGTACCTATTGGTGTTCCCTCCTTAG GTAGAGCTTCCAAGTTCCTCCATATTGAAGATGAGAAGCATTACCACTCAAGTGCCGTTTATGCTGCTGCACTACACTCCATTAGTCTTCCATTCCGAATGTTACCAGTTGGGCCTACTGCTGATGCAAGTTCTGTTTCTGGGGCTGTGGATTTTCATGGACTTATTCAAATGTTATCAGGGCAAGGAAGGCAGAATATGGTGTCAATTCTGGATGTTTCCATGCCAACACCTGCTTTAACTG GGGGACAGAATGAAGTGTCTTTGTTAGAAAATTTTCAGCCGTTGACCCCAATGATTTCTGAGGATGGTGAAGACATACAGGCAATTGAGCAGTTGACAGTACATGGAGCTTTTGCATCAG AAGGTCGTCGCGCTTCAGTTTCAGAAGTAAAAGATTCATTGGATGCTGCTTTTGAGCGTGCTAATACAAGGCCAATGTTCAGCCATCTATCTGTTGCGCTTTGTCCTCTGCCTATTCCCTTGCCTTTTCCATCAATCTTTGGAAATCAAGTTGGCAAGCACGGTGAATTGATGGGCAGCCAACTGACTAATTCTTCATCAAAAGGATCCTTTGACGTCCATTCCATTCCCATGGCTGCCAGATTACGTTCCAGCAGCGCTGTCTTACCACTTTTGGAGAATAAACTACAAAATCTTCACCGGTATGGAATTACGCGAGGAGCAGCAGGGGCAGAGATACTTAGGAGTTGGGGCTTTGGACAAGAAGAACTGGTGGAAATGCAAGAGATGTTGTCTAAAATGGTTGCTACATTGTGTCCTCCTCAATTGTCATCCGATTCAGATTAG
- the LOC131652179 gene encoding uncharacterized protein LOC131652179 isoform X3, with translation MPIILALTSGTFRMSCLGWLGTLKLIPSSKIRILTWTRFIVLGIDTYTPRLVSINMRGSLGSMSSHGTLYKEVAPTTSDVFTWTGGVSSQASEPRKKNLFLQSLYEEENQNMVTEISGSNSGSPSKYQDKDITESLEDGVQFWTDYSKVHFHPQSLYELNGVWTDVEEFDNYGIGRDSFSWASQGEEISDRLRFFVEECDHVQGFQFVVDDSGGFSSVASEFLENIVDEYTNTPVLLYAARGSRSRANLQTRKRTILEELHDAISFSRLSSYCKLIVPIGVPSLGRASKFLHIEDEKHYHSSAVYAAALHSISLPFRMLPVGPTADASSVSGAVDFHGLIQMLSGQGRQNMVSILDVSMPTPALTGGQNEVSLLENFQPLTPMISEDGEDIQAIEQLTVHGAFASVEGRRASVSEVKDSLDAAFERANTRPMFSHLSVALCPLPIPLPFPSIFGNQVGKHGELMGSQLTNSSSKGSFDVHSIPMAARLRSSSAVLPLLENKLQNLHRYGITRGAAGAEILRSWGFGQEELVEMQEMLSKMVATLCPPQLSSDSD, from the exons ATGCCAATTATATTGGCTCTCACTTCTGGAACTTTCAG GATGAGTTGCTTGGGTTGGCTGGGGACCCTCAAGCTGATTCCGTCTTCAAAAATCAGGATCTTAACATGGACGCGCTTTATCGTACTG GGCATTGATACATACACTCCTCGCCTAGTCTCAATAAATATGAGAG GATCCCTTGGATCTATGAGCTCACATGGTACATTATATAAGGAGGTTGCTCCCACAACATCAGATGTTTTCACTTG GACTGGTGGTGTTTCATCCCAAGCCTCTGAACCTcggaaaaaaaatttgtttctacAAAGTCTTTATGAAGAGGAAAACCAAAACATGGTAACTGAGATTAGTGGTTCAAACAGTGGTTCTCCGAGTAAGTATCAGGATAAGGATATAACCGAGAGTCTAGAAGATGGAGTACAGTTTTGGACAGATTACTCAAAAGTACATTTCCACCCCCAAAGTCTCTATGAATTAAATGGAGTATGGACGGATGTTGAGGAATTTGACAATTATGGAATTGGAAGGGATTCTTTTTCTTGGGCTTCACAAGGGGAAGAAATTAGTGACAGGCTTCGTTTTTTTGTTGAAGAATGTGACCATGTACAG GGATTTCAATTTGTAGTTGATGACTCTGGAGGTTTCTCTTCTGTGGCTTCTGAGTTTCTAGAAAACATTGTGGATGAGTATACAAACACTCCTGTCCTACTGTATGCTGCCCGTGGTTCTCGTTCACGAGCAAATCTTCAGACCAGGAAGCGTACAATCTTAGAGGAGCTTCATGATGCTATATCATTTTCAAGACTATCGTCCTACTGTAAACTAATTGTACCTATTGGTGTTCCCTCCTTAG GTAGAGCTTCCAAGTTCCTCCATATTGAAGATGAGAAGCATTACCACTCAAGTGCCGTTTATGCTGCTGCACTACACTCCATTAGTCTTCCATTCCGAATGTTACCAGTTGGGCCTACTGCTGATGCAAGTTCTGTTTCTGGGGCTGTGGATTTTCATGGACTTATTCAAATGTTATCAGGGCAAGGAAGGCAGAATATGGTGTCAATTCTGGATGTTTCCATGCCAACACCTGCTTTAACTG GGGGACAGAATGAAGTGTCTTTGTTAGAAAATTTTCAGCCGTTGACCCCAATGATTTCTGAGGATGGTGAAGACATACAGGCAATTGAGCAGTTGACAGTACATGGAGCTTTTGCATCAG TAGAAGGTCGTCGCGCTTCAGTTTCAGAAGTAAAAGATTCATTGGATGCTGCTTTTGAGCGTGCTAATACAAGGCCAATGTTCAGCCATCTATCTGTTGCGCTTTGTCCTCTGCCTATTCCCTTGCCTTTTCCATCAATCTTTGGAAATCAAGTTGGCAAGCACGGTGAATTGATGGGCAGCCAACTGACTAATTCTTCATCAAAAGGATCCTTTGACGTCCATTCCATTCCCATGGCTGCCAGATTACGTTCCAGCAGCGCTGTCTTACCACTTTTGGAGAATAAACTACAAAATCTTCACCGGTATGGAATTACGCGAGGAGCAGCAGGGGCAGAGATACTTAGGAGTTGGGGCTTTGGACAAGAAGAACTGGTGGAAATGCAAGAGATGTTGTCTAAAATGGTTGCTACATTGTGTCCTCCTCAATTGTCATCCGATTCAGATTAG
- the LOC131652179 gene encoding uncharacterized protein LOC131652179 isoform X1, with translation MKEIVTIQVGDYANYIGSHFWNFQDELLGLAGDPQADSVFKNQDLNMDALYRTGETHQGIDTYTPRLVSINMRGSLGSMSSHGTLYKEVAPTTSDVFTWTGGVSSQASEPRKKNLFLQSLYEEENQNMVTEISGSNSGSPSKYQDKDITESLEDGVQFWTDYSKVHFHPQSLYELNGVWTDVEEFDNYGIGRDSFSWASQGEEISDRLRFFVEECDHVQGFQFVVDDSGGFSSVASEFLENIVDEYTNTPVLLYAARGSRSRANLQTRKRTILEELHDAISFSRLSSYCKLIVPIGVPSLGRASKFLHIEDEKHYHSSAVYAAALHSISLPFRMLPVGPTADASSVSGAVDFHGLIQMLSGQGRQNMVSILDVSMPTPALTGGQNEVSLLENFQPLTPMISEDGEDIQAIEQLTVHGAFASVEGRRASVSEVKDSLDAAFERANTRPMFSHLSVALCPLPIPLPFPSIFGNQVGKHGELMGSQLTNSSSKGSFDVHSIPMAARLRSSSAVLPLLENKLQNLHRYGITRGAAGAEILRSWGFGQEELVEMQEMLSKMVATLCPPQLSSDSD, from the exons atgaaagaaattgtaaCAATCCAAGTTGGTGATTATGCCAATTATATTGGCTCTCACTTCTGGAACTTTCAG GATGAGTTGCTTGGGTTGGCTGGGGACCCTCAAGCTGATTCCGTCTTCAAAAATCAGGATCTTAACATGGACGCGCTTTATCGTACTGGTGAGACACATCAG GGCATTGATACATACACTCCTCGCCTAGTCTCAATAAATATGAGAG GATCCCTTGGATCTATGAGCTCACATGGTACATTATATAAGGAGGTTGCTCCCACAACATCAGATGTTTTCACTTG GACTGGTGGTGTTTCATCCCAAGCCTCTGAACCTcggaaaaaaaatttgtttctacAAAGTCTTTATGAAGAGGAAAACCAAAACATGGTAACTGAGATTAGTGGTTCAAACAGTGGTTCTCCGAGTAAGTATCAGGATAAGGATATAACCGAGAGTCTAGAAGATGGAGTACAGTTTTGGACAGATTACTCAAAAGTACATTTCCACCCCCAAAGTCTCTATGAATTAAATGGAGTATGGACGGATGTTGAGGAATTTGACAATTATGGAATTGGAAGGGATTCTTTTTCTTGGGCTTCACAAGGGGAAGAAATTAGTGACAGGCTTCGTTTTTTTGTTGAAGAATGTGACCATGTACAG GGATTTCAATTTGTAGTTGATGACTCTGGAGGTTTCTCTTCTGTGGCTTCTGAGTTTCTAGAAAACATTGTGGATGAGTATACAAACACTCCTGTCCTACTGTATGCTGCCCGTGGTTCTCGTTCACGAGCAAATCTTCAGACCAGGAAGCGTACAATCTTAGAGGAGCTTCATGATGCTATATCATTTTCAAGACTATCGTCCTACTGTAAACTAATTGTACCTATTGGTGTTCCCTCCTTAG GTAGAGCTTCCAAGTTCCTCCATATTGAAGATGAGAAGCATTACCACTCAAGTGCCGTTTATGCTGCTGCACTACACTCCATTAGTCTTCCATTCCGAATGTTACCAGTTGGGCCTACTGCTGATGCAAGTTCTGTTTCTGGGGCTGTGGATTTTCATGGACTTATTCAAATGTTATCAGGGCAAGGAAGGCAGAATATGGTGTCAATTCTGGATGTTTCCATGCCAACACCTGCTTTAACTG GGGGACAGAATGAAGTGTCTTTGTTAGAAAATTTTCAGCCGTTGACCCCAATGATTTCTGAGGATGGTGAAGACATACAGGCAATTGAGCAGTTGACAGTACATGGAGCTTTTGCATCAG TAGAAGGTCGTCGCGCTTCAGTTTCAGAAGTAAAAGATTCATTGGATGCTGCTTTTGAGCGTGCTAATACAAGGCCAATGTTCAGCCATCTATCTGTTGCGCTTTGTCCTCTGCCTATTCCCTTGCCTTTTCCATCAATCTTTGGAAATCAAGTTGGCAAGCACGGTGAATTGATGGGCAGCCAACTGACTAATTCTTCATCAAAAGGATCCTTTGACGTCCATTCCATTCCCATGGCTGCCAGATTACGTTCCAGCAGCGCTGTCTTACCACTTTTGGAGAATAAACTACAAAATCTTCACCGGTATGGAATTACGCGAGGAGCAGCAGGGGCAGAGATACTTAGGAGTTGGGGCTTTGGACAAGAAGAACTGGTGGAAATGCAAGAGATGTTGTCTAAAATGGTTGCTACATTGTGTCCTCCTCAATTGTCATCCGATTCAGATTAG